The region TTCAGGATACCAGCATTTCTGGGAGTTCGCGGATAACTTAGGGTTTGGTTAACGCCCACCGCTGGGTCATCCTCGGTCATCATGCTTTAATGGATTTATAAGTGAGTTCATAATCCAGTCGTAGGTCCTCAATAATGCTAAGTCTGTTAGGTTTATTTATTCCAAGTTTAGATAAACTTGACTCCACGAACTGTCGAAGCATGTGCTGGTAACCGTACATAGGGCTGTAGATCCTTTCATGGGCCTGCTCAGCTTATAACGACGTCACACTGACACCAGCGCCGTATGTATGACATCAAGCATCACCACTACCACGACTACCTATATATACGCCTTGATCTGTTTAATTTTGAATACAATATTCTTAAACCATCAAGCCAAATCGAATTTAAGTTATAGTCGTTCAGGCTATCCCAAACTAAACTATACGCACTACAACTACCACTACAATGTCTTTCCTCGCCCGCGCTACTCGCACCCCTGCGGCCACTCGCCTCTCTACTATCACACCCACATCCTCACGACTCCTTAGCACAACAGCCATCCGCTCGTCAGGTCCCATTGATGCCACAAAATCCACTCTCAAGAAAGCCGACCGGAAGGTGGCTGATGCCGCCGTGAAGGGAATTGAGACTGGCGGTACGCATTATCCCCAAAGAGCCTTTTGGAAACTTTGGCGGATGTCGAAGGCTATTCGTTCATAATAAGATTTAAACTGACTATATGTACAGAGGCCGCCGcaaacaagatcaaggaaGCTGTTGGATCTGGTCAGGCGCAGAAGGAAGCTAAGGAGAAGGCGGGCGAATTGAAGGGAGACGCGGCTGAGTTGGCGGGCAAGGCAAAGGGAAAGGGTGAAGAAGTTGCCGGGGAGGCCAAGGGCAAGGCTAAAGAGGTTGCCGGGGAGTTCAAGTCATGAAGGTTATCACCGTGAGGGATCGAGAGAAAAGCGTTAAGCTTATCATGCATGTATTTCTAATGATCGACTCAATGATATGATGTGACCAACCGTTGATGAAGTAATCGCGATGTTTCTCATTCAAATCTAATAAGTGAAGTGAATGTTATGTGTTCGGCTTGTCCAGCATGAGAACGTACTCTCGAGAACTATTTCCAAACTTCAGCATATCTTTATCCCGCAATTCCATATACCGTCCTGGCGGAGCTGGATCCCCATTAACAGTTGATCCATTCGCGCTCTCTAAGTCAATAAGATATGGCTTAACTTTCCCAACCCGATCTCCAAACTCATTTCGTTTCTCCACAAACCGGAACTGTATAGCCGCATGCTGCTTCGAGCAGCTAGGATGGTCAAGCGGGAAGTCAACGACTAACCGCTCACGACCGATAAGCCAGCAACTTCGCTCGTTCAGCTCCACCATTTCCAGCAGATCCTCACCCTTGAAGACGTAGAGGCGCCAGGATTCTTTAGGCGGCGGCTTGCGCGCCTCGGGGGGTTCGTGGTATTTCAGAACGACGGTGTCGCCGTTGACAGTTACAGCGTTAGATTCTGCGGCGAGACGGCCCGTGTTTGCGAAATTTGGTTTCTCTTTCTCCGGCGGCGGACCTTCGCCGGTAACTTCGGTGTTGTAGGCGTCTTTTTGTGAGGGGAGGGGTGCTTTCGGGCGGGCAGGAGCGCGAGAGCGCGAAGGGGTTCTTGAGTGTCGTTTGGGCGAGCGAGATCGCGACTTTGAGCGAATTCGGTGTTGCCGCGAGTGTCTGTGGCTATGTTCGCGATAGCGATCACGCTCGCGGGCCCGATCGCGTTCTCGATCACGGTCTTGATCACGGTCTCGATGTCTGCGATCTGGAAGATCTGGCGAATGGTGTAGCCGTCGCCGGTCCTCGTCTGCATCCGTTCGCCCTGAGCGCTCAGGATCTCGGCGTTCGTATTCCTTCCGATGGCTTATTCGACTGGAAGGGCTGCGCGATGAGCGCCTTCTAGGACCACCCTTATGAGAGCTCTGATGGTGTCTGCGTGAGCTGTTGTCATAGTCGTAATCGTCGTGACGGTGCCGCCGTCTGCGACTGTCACgatcgcggtcgcggtcAGGACTCTGAGAGTTGGACGACCGCCGGCGTCGGCGGTCCAAGTTGTCGTCTTCTCTCGGCGTAGGCATGTTTTGAGGAGCGGTAATGTTGTGTTGAAGATCAAAGCTATGGCAGTCGAAGATGAAGCTTGGTCCCACGTGATGAGTCTGGGGCCGGCCCGGACGGCGGATGTTCGGGGCGCGGAGTCTCTGCGGCAAAAACAGCCCACTGCTTGTATCTGCTCTCACTCACTCATGTAAACGCCCGGGGAAGTTGATTACTTCTCCCTTGGGACGATGCGGAATGCTCAGGAAGATCAAGACTACATCCTATAGCGGGTTGCTGCTGGCAAGCCGATCTCCAGCCCCGCCGAGTTTCGTCTACACCTACCCCCACTGTCGACTCTATGCCACATCCCATGGTGACTCCCCAGAAAAGGATCTCACATGGCCATCAACCCCGACATTCACACCCTACGATGTAATAGGCCAAGCACGAGGTGCTCCGTACTCCAAGCACCGCTTCTACGAGCTAGTCAAGATCTATCACCCTGACCGGCCCTGCAACGACCACCCTCTATGCAAAGACATCACGCCCGAAGTCCGGCTCCAGCGTTACCGCATCGTCGTGACAGCGCATGAGATCCTCTCAGACCCAAATAGGCGCGCAGCATACGATGCAAcgggaatgggctgggcgTTCAACCCGGCACCTGCGCGCCGGCGTCGAGCCCCGGATGACCCGATTTTCGCCAACGCAACATGGGAGGATTGGGAGAGGTGGCATAACCGACACGAAATGAGGCAGGAAACCGTGGTTGACCATAAGACATTCGTGACGTTTGTGGTACTATTGTTCTTCATGGGTGCTGCAGTGCAGGCCTCGTGGATTACCACGGTTAGTACTGGGTATGAGGATCGGTTGAAGGAATTGAATGAGCAGTCGACGAGGTTTTTGAATCAGAGGCGGGAAAATACAGTGAGACAAATGACGGGGTCAGACGCGAAGGTGCAGCATTTTCTGATCAGAAGGGATCCGTCGGGGTTCGGGTTGaagggggaggagaagaatgttTATCGCGAGGCTCTTAGTCCGTTGGATAACCCGACTGGggagggaaaggagggtGAGATTGCCCATCcagatggagatgcataaACCCTCGAGTAGGAACGAAGCTGACCATGCTTCTTGATATCGAGGCCGGCCTATACACGCGAAACGTGGTTCTGCCTCAACTCGACCTAGCAAGGGTTGAAGTATCTTTGCTTGCTTGAGCCCATGTGTGCATATATATGAAAGGAGCGACTTCCCCTTCATGGACTCAATGGCACCCCGCAGGTTTCTACCAAAATCAGAGCTTTGACCTCTAGACGATATATGTACCATCAGGACCCTACATGCAGACAAATCTAAGTTTACACTAGTTTCAACCACCCATGTGCACGGTATAGTTCAACTTGTTTCCCCAGAATCATCGTGTCGAATATACCAGGTATGCCATCGAAGTCGGGTTGTCCGAGTCAGGCCAATGTAGATCACCACAAGCTCGCCACGCAAAAGAGCTCGGTGAGAGACAGCCCGAAGAACGAACAAATCAGATTTAATGTCGCTACGGCTTCCTCAAAATGAGATGTTGAAATGGTACCGGTGGACTTGGGCCTGATTCGAGGTCGACAGCCATTGGGCCATTTATGGACTACGGGTTATCCGACCCCCAGCTTTCCCCGGATATCCCTTGAGCCCGCTTACACCTACACGCAGCTACCCCAAAGATCTCTTCTGGAAGAGAACTATCCAGCCAAACAAGTCTATTGTCGGTCACCGGTCTGTCTCACGCGGAGCGTGAGCCCTCGGCATGGCTTTGTGGGGCATCCTAAAGCTCTTTAATATGCTCCCCCCATCAGTCTGCAGCCGCCCTGGACACAACCGACCTTTGATTGTTCGTACCTTATGGACTTGAACCAAAAAGACGAAGTCACAGACATAGCGTCATGGGAGGCAAAGATACCGAGGCTGTTGCGGCCCACATCGAGAAGGCAACCAATGTCACTGACGATGCTGCTGAGCGAGGCCGTCTCATCCAGGAGCAAGAGCGCCAGTTGAGTCTGTGGGCTACAGTGAAGTTGCATCCTCGAGCCGTGCTGGCCTGTACGTTTCAGTCTGTCATTCTCTGAGGACAGAGCTAAATATACCCAGGTAGCGTGGCCTTTGCTGCAGGCGCAATGTTTGGATACGATCAGATCTCCAACGGTTCTACGATTGCGATGCCTGCATTCATGATGTACTACGGTGATCATAACGAGTCAGGACTGTACCTCCCATCGATCTGGACGTCGCTGTGGACGTCGATGACGTCCTTGCTACAGGCTGTCGGGGCCATCTGCGTGGGTATGATCTCGGACAGATTCGGCCGGAAGTGGCCAGGAGTCATGGCAGGAATTCTCTCTATTGTTGGCACTGTTGTTCTATATTATGCGAAAAGCAGGGGTGCACTCCTTGCGGGGAAGATGGTTTGTGGGTTGGCACTTGGAGCTGGGATGGCAATCGGGACGACGTATGCGTCCGAGGTGAGTTCCGCAGCTGTCGAAACGTTGGGTTTCTAGAAATGGTGCTGATAATATCAGGTTGCGCCCTTGAAACTCCGCGTGCCGATTCAGACGATTCTCGTCGTCTTTATTGTCTTCATGCAGGGACTGGCGATGGGGATCGTGAGGATATTCGTTCCTAACACTGATGAGCAAGCCTTCCGGAACGTTTTTGCTATACAGTGGGCTGTAGGTGGGATCTTTGCGGTCACATGCTTGTTTGCTCCCGAGTACGTTTGCCTTAACAGTCAGAATGCTTGATACTTACTATCTTAGGTCTCCCGTCTATTTGATCAACTCCGGCCGCGTTGACGCAGCGGAAAAAGTCATGAAGAAGCTCTACAGCTCCAAATTCAGCATCGACGACCGCCTGGCGTACCTCGTCAAAACCATCTccgaagagcaagagcagcagcgcatCTCCGCGGGCTCATATCTCGACTGCCTCAGAGGATCAAATCTCAAGCGAACACTTACTGTCATGTTCCTCTACAGCACCGCGAACCTTGGCGGCGCCGCTTTCCTGTCACAGTCCATCTACTTCCTTCTCACACTCGGGCTGCCATCAGTGCACATCTTTGACATCTCCATCGGCGGGTTCGCTCTAGCCATCATAGTCATCCTCCTAACAGGCTTTATCGGCAAGTTCCTTAGCAGGCGAAGGATGCTTCTTATGGGCTGCCTCATCAACCTGgctttcctcgtcgtcatcggcTGCCTCTACTACGCCTCTGGCATGGGTCCATCCTGGGCCATTGCGGTTCTCATGTATGTCCACCCTTCCTTCCAACTCTCCGCCTACTAACAGAGCGATAACAGGAACATCCTTATCTCCATCCAAACAAGTCTAATGCAAGCCGTCGGCTGGCCCATCGCCGCCGAGATCTCCTCGTACAGACTACGTGTCAAGTCGCTATCAATCGGCGTCTTCGCCCAAACCCTCTCGACCTGGGTCATGACATTCACAGTGCCTTATATGTACAACGTTGACTCTGGGGACTTGGGCGCCCGCACGGCGTTCCCCTTTGCAGGTATCACAGTGCTTCTTGTTATAGGCGCATACTTCCTTGTTCCTGATACGACGGGCCTGTCGACGGAGGAGATTGATCGGCTGTACGAGGATAAGGTCAGCCCGAGAAGGTTCAGTTCTTTTGTCACGCATGATGTGCCGCGTGTGGCTGAGTAGTGCGTTGATTATTCTTTGGCAGTTCgaacttctcttcttctgggaCGGTTTGAGGCGCCGGCGCTTACAGTCCGACCGATACCGCAAACCGACTTATTTTAGCCCCTGCCTTTTGAATGTAACCTCTGGAGTATGCGTCTCCAATAGAAACGGCGCAAGAAGTGGAGTAGTTGATAATAGACTGGACGCGCCTAGCCAAGCACCCTGAGAATAGGCTACCCGGAAATCGGAAGCTTATCCATGAAGATCGAATAATCAAGAAATCTAGaatgcagaagatgatgaataATGCTTGACCACTAACCCGAGTTATCCGACCTGGCCAGTCGCGAGTGTTTACTCCACAGTGGGACTCTTAGTTGGCAAATTGACAGTTGCTTATCGGCATCTTTTCCAGGTGTTCCCGTCCGCAATACCTACTTCATAGGTAACTAATCACGATGATCATCGTCAAGTCTTCAACGTCAATACTGCACTTGTGGTTTAGGGAAGATGGGAGACCCGCGCGGTACGCCTGATCTAACCCGTCATACTCTACTCCGCCCGCTACATAAAGATGTGGAGGGCCCCGGGTTGGAGGTTGCTGTTTGGCTTCGTTCAACCGAATCGACCTTGCAGGAATAACCCCCTATCAAAGTAGCATACGATATCAACTGGAATTCAGAATAACCATGGGTGATGCTTCAGAGACCTACCCCCTTGCCCGTGATAGCGCGGAGTCAGCCCGGTATGCCGTACTCCATCCAACATCTGTCGAATCCAACAAACTAGCATACTGATCAAAGGCAGACTAAACAACCAACACGAACTTCATCGTTCAAGCCGTGGACGGACTGATTGACCCATCTATTCCCCTCGAGAATATCACCTCAATCGCTGACGTgggaactgggactgggtGAGCTAGTAACAACCGGGTTTTCATTATGATACTAATTTTCACGCTAAGAATCTGGCTCCTCGAAGCCCGCGACCTCCTAAGCTCTAGAGTACCCAACCAGGAGCCCAAGAccttccatggcttcgaTATCTCCGCTGCGCAGTTTCCCGGGTCCCCACCTGAGGGCGTCTCGTTCTCGTGCCAGGATATCCTTAAGCCGTTCCCGCCTGAGTATCATAGAAAGTACGACCTAGTGCATGTGAGGCTACTTGTCACGGCATTTCCGGAAAAAGAGTACGAGACGGCTGTGAGGAATCTGGTGGAGATTTTGAGTGCGTATCTCAAATTTCTTTTGTTCACCTTATTAGTTATGCACATGCATGCTTTGCAGTAGATGGAACCAATCCTAACAGAACAAACTAGAGCCGGGCGGCTTCATCCAGTGGACGGACCTGAACGGCTCTTTTCTCGCTTCCCCGTCTAGCACCGAGCTATCTGACCCGCGCTCCTCGTTCCTCGTGTCCACGTGGCTGGGATTCATCGAATCACAGAGTCTAGCTCTTGACGCACCCGCGTCTCTCGCAGAGGTGTTTAAGAAAGCCGGTTTGGCTGACGTCAGGAATACTGGGTACGCGCAGCACGACCTTAGCCAGGCGCTGAAACTCCGCGCCCAAGAGTGGCAGGCTGACTCTTTTGGTGCCGTTGTTAAGCGGCTGTTGATAAAAAATGGTGATATGGAGGCGGACGCAAAAAGGaaggtggaggcggaggttgcGAAGTTACGGAAGTATTTCGAGGACACGGGGGAGGTCCTGGGGATAAGGTTCGGGGTTGTTGTTGGAAGAAAGACTGCTTGAACATAAATGGGGCATTCAAAGATATGATATAAGTATAGTACGATTTCCTTGGACTTGTATACAGGATTATGCTATTTGCCATTTATCCAACGAGGGGATATACAACAGATACTCCAGCCGCAGATCAGAATGTTTGCAATCTAAGTAGGTATACACCTCTCTAACAAAGATACTGAACAGCTCCTCGatatgaaaaaaaaaaaaaaaaaaaaaaaaaaaaaagtaaaaaaagTCCTGAGGTGCAGGAAGCAGCAAAAACCTACAATGAGAGCGGTAGCTCGTGTTCTGCTATGGCGCAATTATATAGATGGCAATCTCGCCACCACATCGATTCGATGAACATTAGCTGGACAAGCATCACGGACAAGACTCGTCTTCAAGGTTCTCTGAAAGTAGTCCCATACGATTATATCTAGAGGGACTGGTTGGTACCTGAGTAGCGCCCATAGCAGTGTTTTGCGCCACGCAGGGGAGCCTCGGCTCATCGCAAATGATCTCCGCACTCCCTCCTTGTCCTCTCCAACCCCTCAACTTCCcattttctgtttcttctctttcttccgtGTTTCTTTGCACAAAGTCTAGCTTTTTTCCTTCGTGATACCCTTCCGGCGCCTCGCAAAAGCCAAGCATGAGCACCCTCAATAACCCCCTCGCTCTCCTTTGGGCGCTCCTACCGAGGATCCCTCTCATCCTACGAACTGCCGTCCTCCACGGCATTGGCCAGTCCGCCGGCTCAGGGAAACAGGACCTTCGCACCGAGATGACAGTTGCTATTATCCGTTCGTTTCTCACCGGCCGGCGGGTCCCCGTTGGCAAACAACAGAAGGGAGCGATGCATGACCCGGGGATAAAGGGCCCGCTGTGGGTTTCGAAAGTGAGGATCTCGCAGCCGGAAATGGATGTTCATGATGCGGTAATAAAGGCGATCGAAGAGCTGAAAGTTGGCGAGGAAAAGTACGATATTCCTGGTGTTGGACCGGTAGAGGCCGAGTGGACCGGGTATCGCAGAGGCGTCGACAAGAATGCGCCTGAGCCGCAATTGtcagaggagcagaagtatgcggagttgaagaaggagaatgatGCTGATATGGTTGTACTGTATTTTCATGGCGGCGCGTACTAGTAGGTCACCAAGTTCTGCTGGATATACCTTCAGGCTAACATACGCAGCCTTATGGATCCCTGCACCCACCGTCTAGCCGTCTCCCAGCTGTCCAAGCGTACAAAATCCCCCGTCCTCTCCGTTCGCTATCGCCTCGCCCCTCAAAATCCATTCCCCGCCGCTCTCGTCGACGCTCTCACTGCGTACCTCTACCTTATTGCCCCACCCCCTGGCTCCTTCCACGCTCCTGTCCCCCCGAACAAAATCATCCTGGCCGGCGACTCCGCTGGCGGAAACCTCAGCCTCGTGCTCCTCCAGACCCTCCTTACCCTGCATCGCAAGTCCACGACCGTCACCTTCCACAACACCTCCGTCCCCATAACCCCGCCTGCCGGCGTCGCTGTCTCCTCCCCTTGGTGCGACATCTCCCGCTCTATGCCGTCCATCCGCAAGAACGCTCCCTACGACTACCTTCCGGCCCCAtcgcccttctcttcttcagaagCAAATGGCGAACCCTTCCGCCCGCCTCCTGTTCCCGCAGATGCAATTTGGCCTACCAACCCACCGCGCGTCGACTACTTTGTCAGCGCATCCGCAATCCTCCACCCACTCGTCTCCCCACTCGCAGCTCCTTCGGACCTTTGGAACAACTGTCCCCCAGTCTACATCTCCATCGGTGAGGAAGGCCTCACCGACGAAGGCCTCGTGATGGCGCGGCGCATGCACAAAGCCTCCGTATCCGTAATCGCCGAACAGGTTGAAGGCATGCCGCACTGCTTTGGGCTAATGATGCCCGGCCACCGCGCTGCAAAGGCATTTTACGACTCAATGGGTTCGTTTTGTGTCGATGCTGTAGCGGAGACGCTTAAAGAGCGAGTGGATGGGAAGTTGCGCTTCCTTGCTTTCAAGCCGGAAAATAATAAGGAGATCCCGCTTAGTGAAGTGGCGAGTCACTTGCCGGATGAAGAGGTTGATAGGTTGTTGGCGGAGACGAAGCAGTGGAGAGTTATCGGGGAGAAGGTGTTGGTTGATGAGTGGAGTGCGAAGATTGAGAATAGGGCGCGGCTGTAGGGATGATTTACAAATTTCGTGGTACTGAGAGTAGCTCCcttggtggttgttgagCCTTGTACATGTCTATTTCGTATATAGTTAACGGTAACATAATGCGGCGGGTTGTTTTGTGACAATATCGTGTTCTTGTTTTCCTTCTACTCATATATCATCGGCCGACACAGCTTCCCGCATCTTCATATTGTTGGACGAAAAGCGGACATATTTCGTCTGTTtgcataaaaaaaaaaacttaACTAGCCGTCATGATGTTCAGAGGGACGACTCCAGCTAATAATAGAAGCACCAGATAAGGTTCCGTCCGACTGCCGATAAGAAAAGCTTATTTTTATGCTTAAACAGGATGGTGGAAGTTGCATACATCAGGTTGTACGGTAGGTTTCACTTGTGAAAGTGACGTTGATGACTTGTTGAAAAGTCCTAGATTAGCTGCATGATAAATAAAGCTTGTTTAACAACTCGCAGACTTAATGCCGAGTGCAGAGTTTCTCCCGAACGAAGCATAGACATCAACTAAAGTGTATTTCAGTAAGTCTTGAGTCTTGGACTGTGCGCGATACGCTATACGCTATATTTTAAAAGGCTCTGGTCCTGCCTAGGTACGAGCGGCTTTAAGAAAGTGAAATGTCATGTTCTTTAGAAATAACTACTGGCTAGAAGAAAGGATAATGATATAGGCTCAGGTAACGCCGCCGCCATAAACCAGTAACCACCAAACCAGCCATGTCCAATCGGCCAGCATTAACGCCAGGATGCTAAGTGTGCGGAAAGATCAAACGCGGGAGAGCAAATGCAAAGAAAAAATAGAGATACCTGGATGCGCCGCTCTAAAGAAActcgtcctcatccatgGAGATATCCTCCCAGTCTTCGCTCTCAGAGTTTGTGTCAGAGTGAATATCAGAAATCGGCTTTGGAATGTGAGTTGTTTTCTCCCATTCAAATTTGACTACCGGTGGAGCGAAGACTTTGTTTGTTGATGTTTCAAGCGGAGGAATGTCTTCCATCCTGGTACCGTTGATCCAAACCTTGCCGGACAAGTTGAGTCTTGGAAGTTCAACATCATCTACATATCCATCTGACAGTCCCAGCAGCTGTGAGAAAATTCGGGAAAAGGCGACAAGAATAGCCCATAACGGGGCTAGAATATCAGATAGGTGTAACCAGCGCCATAACAACGTCGGGATGACAAATGGATAGCGAGGTGCATCTGGTTCCAGGCAATAGCCTTCGCACGTTTCAGCGACAACTGGATGGCAGAATTCGTCGCACATAGTGTTCTCCAAAATATACCAAGCCAGCGGGATGAGGATACACCACCCCAAGCGCGTTGGTCGGGGTAACCACCGAACGCGGCCCCGATCCCATAAGTGTGGAAGCGGAATGCACTGATGGACTACCTCGAcgttcttgagcttcttgcatgTCTCACAGCTTTCCTGTGGTCGCGTAGCCCCCTCAGTTATATCGAGGGGATTCTTAGTGATGGAAGCGATAATCTGCTCGGTGTCTTGAGATATGCGGCCCTCCAACTGGTTAAGGCCCGACTTTAAATGGGACATGTTGTCAGACAACGATTGCAGCTTCCCTTCTATACGTTCGAAATCTTTCATTTCCGAAGACTGGGCGGATTCGAGTTCGCTCATCACTTGCTGCTCGTACGCGGCGTCATCTTGTTCCTGAGTTTCGGTGTCTTCGCTTGGCTGCTGATCCACAAGGGCTTGGAGAGACTCGATCGTATCATCACCGACGTCCAGAGAGTCCTTGTTATCCCTGTGTTCCTGCAAGACAGTTTCCAAAGCGCTCTTAGGGTGATCAGGAAGAGGCAGTTCTACTGGCTCCAAATCCCTTTTCATTTCTCGTGTGCTGTGGGTGGAGAGACTCGGCGTCGGTCCACCTTTCTGTGGTTGTTTCTCTTCAACGTGCTCAAGCTCGAATGTTTCCTTAACCTGTCCTGCTGACTTTTCTTTCGTTTCGTCATTCGGTTGCTCTGCTGGCGGCTTCTCCTTTTCTATATCATTCAACGGTTCGAAATTTGGTATCAGTGTTGACGCGTCCTCTTTTTTGTTACTTGCTTCCTCAATCAATCTCCCGAGACTCCATGCATTGTCCAACTTCGACCCCAGTGCTTTGATGACAGGTTGTGAAGGCGGGGCTCGCTGTGTCATCGGAGTATCGATCCAGCCACCCGGCGCAACT is a window of Aspergillus nidulans FGSC A4 chromosome VI DNA encoding:
- a CDS encoding class I SAM-dependent methyltransferase (transcript_id=CADANIAT00010198); the encoded protein is MGDASETYPLARDSAESARIWLLEARDLLSSRVPNQEPKTFHGFDISAAQFPGSPPEGVSFSCQDILKPFPPEYHRKYDLVHVRLLVTAFPEKEYETAVRNLVEILKPGGFIQWTDLNGSFLASPSSTELSDPRSSFLVSTWLGFIESQSLALDAPASLAEVFKKAGLADVRNTGYAQHDLSQALKLRAQEWQADSFGAVVKRLLIKNGDMEADAKRKVEAEVAKLRKYFEDTGEVLGIRFGVVVGRKTA
- the fmqE gene encoding MFS-type transporter fmqE (transcript_id=CADANIAT00010197), translating into MGGKDTEAVAAHIEKATNVTDDAAERGRLIQEQERQLSLWATVKLHPRAVLACSVAFAAGAMFGYDQISNGSTIAMPAFMMYYGDHNESGLYLPSIWTSLWTSMTSLLQAVGAICVGMISDRFGRKWPGVMAGILSIVGTVVLYYAKSRGALLAGKMVCGLALGAGMAIGTTYASEVAPLKLRVPIQTILVVFIVFMQGLAMGIVRIFVPNTDEQAFRNVFAIQWAVGGIFAVTCLFAPESPVYLINSGRVDAAEKVMKKLYSSKFSIDDRLAYLVKTISEEQEQQRISAGSYLDCLRGSNLKRTLTVMFLYSTANLGGAAFLSQSIYFLLTLGLPSVHIFDISIGGFALAIIVILLTGFIGKFLSRRRMLLMGCLINLAFLVVIGCLYYASGMGPSWAIAVLMNILISIQTSLMQAVGWPIAAEISSYRLRVKSLSIGVFAQTLSTWVMTFTVPYMYNVDSGDLGARTAFPFAGITVLLVIGAYFLVPDTTGLSTEEIDRLYEDKVSPRRFSSFVTHDVPRVAE
- a CDS encoding uncharacterized protein (transcript_id=CADANIAT00010195) → MSFLARATRTPAATRLSTITPTSSRLLSTTAIRSSGPIDATKSTLKKADRKVADAAVKGIETGEAAANKIKEAVGSGQAQKEAKEKAGELKGDAAELAGKAKGKGEEVAGEAKGKAKEVAGEFKS
- a CDS encoding protein fhdA (transcript_id=CADANIAT00010196) — protein: MPTPREDDNLDRRRRRSSNSQSPDRDRDRDSRRRRHRHDDYDYDNSSRRHHQSSHKGGPRRRSSRSPSSRISHRKEYERRDPERSGRTDADEDRRRLHHSPDLPDRRHRDRDQDRDRERDRARERDRYREHSHRHSRQHRIRSKSRSRSPKRHSRTPSRSRAPARPKAPLPSQKDAYNTEVTGEGPPPEKEKPNFANTGRLAAESNAVTVNGDTVVLKYHEPPEARKPPPKESWRLYVFKGEDLLEMVELNERSCWLIGRERLVVDFPLDHPSCSKQHAAIQFRFVEKRNEFGDRVGKVKPYLIDLESANGSTVNGDPAPPGRYMELRDKDMLKFGNSSREYVLMLDKPNT
- a CDS encoding uncharacterized protein (transcript_id=CADANIAT00010199); amino-acid sequence: MSTLNNPLALLWALLPRIPLILRTAVLHGIGQSAGSGKQDLRTEMTVAIIRSFLTGRRVPVGKQQKGAMHDPGIKGPLWVSKVRISQPEMDVHDAVIKAIEELKVGEEKYDIPGVGPVEAEWTGYRRGVDKNAPEPQLSEEQKYAELKKENDADMVVLYFHGGAYYLMDPCTHRLAVSQLSKRTKSPVLSVRYRLAPQNPFPAALVDALTAYLYLIAPPPGSFHAPVPPNKIILAGDSAGGNLSLVLLQTLLTLHRKSTTVTFHNTSVPITPPAGVAVSSPWCDISRSMPSIRKNAPYDYLPAPSPFSSSEANGEPFRPPPVPADAIWPTNPPRVDYFVSASAILHPLVSPLAAPSDLWNNCPPVYISIGEEGLTDEGLVMARRMHKASVSVIAEQVEGMPHCFGLMMPGHRAAKAFYDSMGSFCVDAVAETLKERVDGKLRFLAFKPENNKEIPLSEVASHLPDEEVDRLLAETKQWRVIGEKVLVDEWSAKIENRARL
- a CDS encoding uncharacterized protein (transcript_id=CADANIAT00010200); the encoded protein is MATPERRPGQTSWARRQQQQHESPFSRARRERLHLDALSPPQKSPARRRSSFSQTKTLAGAFAHTVSRLPLTEIEDDLFLPEYARRGSPRKRGQSTSTMSGRSNPPDLENAYRQVEDAVSLTDIDPSDDENVVYMAGKDKLNKRISATAAQREQRLSTVSESSFGTQSPRRRFDFTMDEERLKRATSSRSPVLDKAALGSAPSSEHLQRRDSEDNSTEAEEEEEEEDYGIEPPMKAPSTWGSRAKSGSAWMKSLTRNHERASTLHESGDTSSRLWGEVSSKRAQRAAESQEEGVENPIRSHHELPPPSPAPSSERKEEFPSGGHRIPNTPISIFPSSTFTKRSPTKRDSHDLIRKLSRTGSPGQNATEATQTPEQTTTGRRIYDKTPVAPGGWIDTPMTQRAPPSQPVIKALGSKLDNAWSLGRLIEEASNKKEDASTLIPNFEPLNDIEKEKPPAEQPNDETKEKSAGQVKETFELEHVEEKQPQKGGPTPSLSTHSTREMKRDLEPVELPLPDHPKSALETVLQEHRDNKDSLDVGDDTIESLQALVDQQPSEDTETQEQDDAAYEQQVMSELESAQSSEMKDFERIEGKLQSLSDNMSHLKSGLNQLEGRISQDTEQIIASITKNPLDITEGATRPQESCETCKKLKNVEVVHQCIPLPHLWDRGRVRWLPRPTRLGWCILIPLAWYILENTMCDEFCHPVVAETCEGYCLEPDAPRYPFVIPTLLWRWLHLSDILAPLWAILVAFSRIFSQLLGLSDGYVDDVELPRLNLSGKVWINGTRMEDIPPLETSTNKVFAPPVVKFEWEKTTHIPKPISDIHSDTNSESEDWEDISMDEDEFL